In Frondihabitans sp. PAMC 28766, a genomic segment contains:
- a CDS encoding DUF3073 family protein encodes MARELKYFSPETNYGALEKELSTPHDENEYVDKWADDEPEADDEYVDTYADDYSAEDHHKTA; translated from the coding sequence GTGGCTCGCGAGCTGAAATATTTCAGCCCGGAGACGAACTACGGCGCGCTCGAAAAAGAGCTCTCCACCCCGCACGACGAGAACGAGTACGTCGACAAGTGGGCTGATGATGAGCCCGAGGCGGACGACGAGTACGTCGACACCTACGCCGACGACTACTCGGCAGAGGATCACCACAAGACTGCCTGA
- a CDS encoding Type 1 glutamine amidotransferase-like domain-containing protein — MTATAPTILATCAGFDPGSWSDVVYGPLMLEAVRLARVPGARAPRVLHLNTAGGDPRFVEGTELEAARLAGVEASHLRFFPHPNVPSLRDTVMRADVVWVSGGSVVNLLAIWRAHGLDHVLQDAWRAGVVLAGGSAGGLCWHTGGVTTSFGPAASVVADGLGFVPGSLAVHYDSDASRAVAYEGGIASGVLAEGIALDEGTGVVYRDDGDGPQFVEALTQHVEGRVLRVTRDGDRAVTTPLETRLLA, encoded by the coding sequence ATGACGGCGACCGCCCCCACGATCCTGGCGACCTGCGCAGGGTTCGACCCCGGCTCCTGGAGCGACGTCGTCTACGGGCCTCTGATGCTCGAGGCCGTCCGGCTCGCTCGAGTGCCCGGTGCTCGCGCACCGCGGGTCCTCCACCTCAACACGGCGGGCGGCGACCCCCGCTTCGTCGAGGGCACCGAGCTCGAGGCGGCCCGGCTCGCGGGCGTCGAGGCGTCGCACCTGCGGTTCTTCCCGCACCCGAACGTGCCGTCTCTTCGTGACACCGTGATGCGCGCCGACGTCGTGTGGGTGTCGGGCGGCAGCGTCGTGAACCTCCTCGCGATCTGGCGCGCTCACGGGCTCGACCACGTGCTGCAGGATGCCTGGCGCGCAGGCGTCGTCCTCGCTGGTGGCTCGGCCGGCGGGCTCTGCTGGCACACCGGCGGGGTCACCACCTCGTTCGGCCCCGCGGCCTCCGTCGTGGCCGACGGCCTCGGCTTCGTGCCGGGCTCGCTGGCCGTGCACTACGACTCCGACGCCTCCCGCGCTGTCGCCTACGAGGGCGGCATCGCATCGGGCGTCCTCGCCGAGGGCATCGCGCTCGACGAGGGCACCGGAGTCGTCTACCGCGACGACGGCGACGGGCCGCAGTTCGTCGAGGCCCTGACCCAGCACGTCGAGGGGCGAGTGCTGCGGGTCACGCGAGACGGCGATCGAGCCGTGACCACGCCCCTCGAGACCCGGCTGCTCGCGTAG
- a CDS encoding NAD(P)-binding domain-containing protein, which produces MADDEMVLPASERTRVVVTGAGQAGLSVAYFLQRLGLQQGADFVVLDRGPTTGGAWQYRWRSLRLGTAHRVNDLPGMSELGLSFDRADKTAPARDIVSDYYDRYERHFGLRVRRPADVRGIDDLGAGHDNDLAVRYLDGDGAFHEILTELVVNATGTWGSPFRPFYPGRDTFAGRQLTTADYTEADDFEGQDVVVVGGGTSAVGFLLELEKVAARTTWVTRRPVDWVDQIELGVEMRVSAVDEQDAAAKDGRALPSIVSGTGIPLSRRHRAGIDRGVLVDHPMFTSIEPDGVRFADGSFVHADAIIWATGFRPELRHLSSLKLRTSQGGLVVERGASQADPRMFFAGYGPQASTIGANRAGRVIARQVLLALSRR; this is translated from the coding sequence ATGGCTGACGACGAGATGGTGCTTCCCGCCAGTGAGCGCACCCGCGTCGTCGTCACCGGCGCGGGGCAGGCAGGCCTCTCGGTCGCGTATTTCTTACAGCGACTGGGATTGCAGCAGGGTGCCGACTTCGTCGTGCTCGATCGCGGCCCGACGACGGGCGGCGCGTGGCAGTATCGCTGGCGGTCGCTGCGCCTCGGCACGGCTCATCGCGTGAACGATCTCCCAGGCATGTCAGAGCTGGGTCTCAGCTTCGACCGCGCCGACAAGACCGCCCCGGCCCGCGACATCGTCTCCGACTACTACGACCGCTACGAGCGGCACTTCGGCCTCCGAGTGCGGCGGCCAGCCGACGTCCGCGGCATCGACGACCTCGGGGCGGGTCACGACAACGACCTGGCCGTGCGGTATCTCGACGGCGACGGTGCCTTCCACGAGATCCTGACAGAGCTCGTCGTGAACGCCACGGGCACGTGGGGCTCACCGTTTCGGCCCTTCTACCCCGGGCGCGACACGTTCGCCGGGCGGCAGCTGACGACCGCCGACTACACCGAGGCCGACGACTTCGAGGGGCAGGACGTCGTCGTGGTCGGGGGAGGGACGAGCGCAGTCGGCTTCTTGCTCGAGCTCGAGAAAGTGGCGGCTCGCACGACCTGGGTCACGCGTCGCCCCGTCGACTGGGTCGACCAGATCGAGCTCGGCGTCGAGATGCGCGTCTCGGCCGTCGACGAGCAGGACGCCGCCGCCAAGGATGGCCGTGCTCTGCCGAGCATCGTGAGCGGCACCGGGATCCCGCTGAGCCGCCGCCACCGGGCCGGCATCGACCGGGGCGTGCTCGTCGACCACCCGATGTTCACCTCGATCGAGCCCGACGGGGTCCGGTTCGCCGACGGCTCGTTCGTTCACGCCGACGCGATCATCTGGGCGACGGGGTTCCGACCCGAGCTCCGGCACCTCTCCAGCCTGAAGCTGCGCACGTCGCAGGGTGGTCTCGTCGTCGAGCGAGGGGCGTCGCAGGCCGACCCGCGGATGTTCTTCGCCGGCTACGGCCCGCAGGCCTCGACCATCGGCGCCAACCGTGCGGGCCGCGTCATCGCGCGGCAGGTCCTCCTCGCGCTCTCCCGCCGCTGA
- a CDS encoding glycogen debranching N-terminal domain-containing protein, producing the protein MTDTLPATALQPFLDAETVVLRAPAQAWSASDGTMGGAAIHGVYLGDVRIASALSLTVGGDEPEPIATVPIDASTVRFESLLRLLDDPGADPDVRASLSRTATTTGIRERVTLTSRLDREIETTVTMTLRPDITTMELVKSGLAAPFDPRTERGTGSCAWSGDGTHVTLDGRGATIDEASNGLTLAWPVVVPAHGATTVGFDLDARATTAVVAGVTSPARWGALDPAPVDDRLARWLDRALDDLDALRLTTASAPGDVFLAAGAPWFFTLFGRDSIWAARFLLPVDDGLRVARGTLRVLAGLQGTSRVAATAEQPGKIMHELRSQTLTIPGEGISLPPLYFGTVDATALWICLLHDAWRWGLPDAEVRELLPHLTAALEWMRDYGDSDGDGLLEYVDETGHGLSNQGWKDSGDSVQWQDGALATGPIALVEVQAYAYEAAMAGASLLDRFGSAGSGSRGSGSDSGSGSGSGDEWRAWAARLRARLHETFWISDPDGDYLAIALDADKRAVDTVTSNLGHVLGTGILSPSQAALIARRLVSPQLSSGFGLRTMSTDSAGYWPLSYHGGSVWTHDTAIAISGLAREGFADEAATLSEGLLSAAPWFDYRMPELHSGDAAHDIPRPVPYPAACRPQAWSAAASVAVWQALAAVHPPRP; encoded by the coding sequence ATGACCGACACCCTCCCCGCCACCGCCCTCCAGCCCTTCCTCGACGCCGAGACAGTCGTGCTGCGGGCCCCGGCCCAAGCATGGTCCGCCTCCGACGGCACCATGGGCGGCGCCGCGATCCACGGCGTCTACCTCGGCGACGTCCGCATCGCCTCAGCGCTCTCGCTGACCGTCGGCGGCGACGAGCCCGAGCCGATCGCGACCGTGCCGATCGACGCCTCGACCGTCCGCTTCGAATCCCTGCTGCGGCTGCTCGACGACCCCGGCGCCGACCCCGATGTTCGCGCCAGCCTCTCGCGCACCGCCACGACCACCGGCATCCGCGAACGCGTCACTCTCACCTCCCGCCTCGATCGCGAGATCGAGACGACGGTCACGATGACGCTTCGACCCGACATCACCACGATGGAGCTCGTGAAGTCGGGGCTCGCCGCGCCCTTCGACCCGCGCACCGAGAGGGGCACAGGATCCTGCGCCTGGTCGGGCGACGGAACCCACGTCACGCTCGACGGCCGAGGCGCCACGATCGACGAGGCCTCCAACGGCCTCACGCTCGCGTGGCCCGTGGTGGTGCCGGCCCACGGTGCCACCACGGTGGGGTTCGACCTCGACGCCCGTGCCACCACCGCCGTGGTGGCAGGCGTGACCTCGCCTGCGCGCTGGGGTGCCCTCGATCCTGCGCCCGTCGACGACCGGCTCGCGCGCTGGCTCGACCGTGCCCTCGACGACCTCGACGCGCTGCGTCTCACGACGGCGAGCGCGCCGGGCGACGTTTTCCTCGCGGCAGGGGCGCCCTGGTTCTTCACGCTCTTCGGTCGCGACTCCATCTGGGCGGCGCGCTTCCTCCTGCCCGTCGACGACGGTCTGCGGGTCGCCCGCGGAACCCTGCGTGTGCTCGCCGGCCTCCAGGGCACCTCTCGCGTTGCGGCGACGGCCGAGCAGCCGGGCAAGATCATGCACGAGCTGCGATCGCAGACGCTCACCATCCCCGGCGAGGGGATCAGCCTGCCGCCGCTCTACTTCGGCACCGTCGACGCCACCGCGCTCTGGATCTGCCTCCTGCACGACGCCTGGCGCTGGGGGCTGCCCGACGCCGAGGTGCGCGAACTCCTGCCGCACCTGACAGCGGCGCTCGAGTGGATGCGCGACTACGGCGACTCCGACGGCGACGGGCTGCTCGAATACGTCGACGAGACCGGACACGGGCTGTCGAACCAGGGCTGGAAGGACTCCGGCGACAGCGTGCAGTGGCAGGACGGCGCGCTCGCGACGGGGCCGATCGCGCTCGTCGAGGTGCAGGCCTACGCGTACGAGGCGGCGATGGCGGGGGCTTCGCTGCTGGATCGTTTCGGTTCGGCCGGCTCCGGCTCACGAGGCTCTGGCTCTGACTCTGGCTCTGGCTCTGGCTCTGGCGACGAGTGGCGCGCCTGGGCCGCCCGGCTGCGCGCCCGACTCCACGAGACGTTCTGGATCAGCGACCCCGACGGCGACTACCTCGCCATCGCCCTCGACGCCGACAAGCGCGCCGTCGACACGGTCACCAGCAACCTCGGGCACGTGCTCGGCACCGGCATCCTGTCGCCGTCGCAGGCTGCCCTCATCGCCCGCCGACTCGTCTCGCCGCAGCTGTCGAGCGGCTTCGGGCTGCGCACGATGTCGACCGACTCGGCCGGCTACTGGCCGCTCAGCTACCACGGCGGCAGCGTCTGGACGCACGACACCGCGATCGCAATCTCCGGTCTCGCCCGCGAGGGCTTCGCCGACGAGGCAGCCACCCTGTCGGAGGGCCTGCTCTCGGCAGCCCCCTGGTTCGACTACAGGATGCCAGAGCTCCACTCGGGCGATGCCGCTCACGACATCCCGCGGCCGGTCCCCTACCCGGCCGCCTGCCGCCCGCAGGCCTGGTCGGCCGCGGCCTCCGTCGCCGTCTGGCAGGCCCTCGCGGCCGTCCACCCTCCCCGCCCCTAG
- a CDS encoding extracellular solute-binding protein produces the protein MQRRTSRRSRRLLALGTLATATALALTACGSGFSSSSSSSGASAKALTHSNSALSVLIGSSGPAETKAVTNAVSSWSKSSGTKASVTPASNLPQQLAQGFASGKPADVFYVASGDVASYVKSGDLLAYGDQLPNKSDFYPTLVKSFTVNGTFYCAPKDVSTLGLVINTKMWQQAGLTDKDYPTTWAQLKTVAAKLTTASHVGLAMSPQYERLGAFMQEAGGTITNAAGTKATIDSSANAKGLAYVQDLLKSGDAKFSTDQGTGWGGESFGKGLAAMTVEGNWLTGALQTDYPNIKYKVVEMPAGPAGKSTMQFTNCWGIAKDSPNQKAALALVEKLTSQQDQLSFSKQFGVMPSIQSAASEWKKQNPALVPFLNSVAFAKGVPNENGSSDVVTSFDSNLASLKTEDPKALLATFQKNFQAILTK, from the coding sequence ATGCAACGACGCACCTCCCGCCGGTCCCGCAGGCTCTTGGCCCTCGGCACCCTCGCCACGGCTACAGCCCTCGCCCTCACAGCGTGCGGCTCGGGCTTCTCGAGCTCCTCCTCGAGCTCGGGCGCCTCGGCCAAGGCACTCACCCACAGCAACAGCGCCCTCAGCGTGCTGATCGGTTCGAGCGGGCCCGCCGAGACCAAGGCGGTGACGAATGCCGTCTCGTCCTGGTCGAAGTCGAGCGGCACGAAGGCGAGCGTGACCCCCGCCTCGAACCTCCCGCAGCAGCTGGCCCAGGGCTTCGCGTCGGGCAAGCCCGCCGACGTGTTCTATGTCGCGTCGGGAGACGTGGCCAGCTACGTGAAGAGCGGCGACCTGCTCGCCTACGGCGACCAGCTGCCGAACAAGAGCGACTTCTACCCGACCCTCGTCAAGAGCTTCACGGTCAACGGCACGTTCTACTGCGCGCCGAAAGACGTCTCGACCCTCGGTCTCGTGATCAACACGAAGATGTGGCAGCAGGCCGGCCTGACCGACAAGGACTACCCGACTACCTGGGCGCAGCTCAAGACCGTCGCCGCGAAGCTCACGACGGCGAGCCACGTGGGCCTCGCGATGAGCCCGCAGTACGAGCGCCTGGGCGCCTTCATGCAGGAAGCCGGCGGCACCATCACCAATGCGGCCGGCACCAAGGCGACCATCGATTCGAGCGCGAACGCGAAGGGCCTCGCCTACGTCCAGGACCTGCTCAAATCGGGTGACGCGAAGTTCTCGACCGACCAGGGCACCGGCTGGGGCGGCGAGTCGTTCGGCAAGGGCCTCGCGGCCATGACCGTCGAGGGCAACTGGCTGACCGGTGCTCTGCAGACCGACTACCCGAACATCAAGTACAAGGTCGTCGAGATGCCGGCCGGCCCCGCGGGCAAGAGCACGATGCAGTTCACCAACTGCTGGGGCATCGCCAAGGACAGCCCCAACCAGAAGGCCGCTCTCGCCCTCGTCGAGAAGCTGACCAGCCAGCAGGACCAGCTGAGCTTCTCGAAGCAGTTCGGTGTGATGCCGTCGATCCAGTCGGCCGCCAGCGAGTGGAAGAAGCAGAACCCCGCGCTCGTCCCCTTCCTGAACTCGGTCGCCTTCGCCAAGGGCGTGCCGAACGAGAACGGGTCGTCCGACGTCGTGACCAGCTTCGACTCGAACCTCGCCTCGCTCAAGACGGAAGACCCGAAGGCTCTGCTGGCCACATTCCAGAAGAACTTCCAGGCCATCCTGACCAAGTAG
- the purF gene encoding amidophosphoribosyltransferase codes for MCGIVGLVAHEPANQLVYDALLLLQHRGQDSTGIATAEGSVFHSHKTRGQVRESFRTRDMRALLGNMGLGHVRYATKGAASNEQEAQPFYVNAPYGIVLIHNGNLTNTRELTSELFHIDRRHLNTNSDTELLVNVLAHELQEQVNGHELDPEQVFAAVTRVHDRVQGSYAAIAMIAGHGLLAFRDPFGIRPLILGRRLAENGSGKEEWIVASESLVLESAGYEIVRDVAPGEAVFITVDGEMVSKQCHANPRLVPCSFEYVYLARPDSVMNGISVYDARLRLGDRLADTIAKYAPTGDIDVVMPIPDSSRPAASQVAQKLGIEYREGFYKNRYIGRTFIMPGQAERKRSVRQKLNAMGSEFKGKNILIVDDSIVRGTTSREIVEMARAAGANKVTFTSAAPPVRYPHVYGINMPTRQELIAHDRKIPEIARELGTDHLIYQEVEDMRSAITEGSNVTDLEMSCFTGDYVTGTVSPEYLAWVEANQLS; via the coding sequence ATGTGCGGCATCGTCGGTCTCGTCGCGCACGAGCCAGCCAACCAACTCGTCTACGACGCACTTCTTCTTCTTCAGCACCGCGGTCAGGATTCCACCGGAATCGCGACCGCCGAGGGCAGCGTCTTCCACTCCCACAAGACCCGCGGACAGGTGCGCGAGTCGTTCCGCACCCGCGACATGCGGGCCCTGCTCGGCAACATGGGGCTCGGTCACGTGCGCTACGCCACGAAGGGCGCGGCGTCGAACGAGCAGGAGGCGCAGCCGTTCTACGTGAACGCGCCCTACGGCATCGTCCTGATCCACAACGGCAACCTCACCAACACGCGTGAGCTGACGAGCGAGCTCTTCCACATCGACCGCCGCCACCTCAACACGAACAGCGACACCGAACTGCTCGTCAACGTGCTCGCGCACGAGCTGCAGGAGCAGGTCAACGGCCACGAACTCGACCCCGAGCAGGTCTTCGCCGCCGTCACCCGCGTGCACGACCGCGTGCAGGGGTCGTACGCCGCGATCGCGATGATCGCCGGCCACGGTCTGCTGGCCTTCCGTGACCCGTTCGGCATCCGCCCCTTGATCCTGGGCCGTCGCCTCGCCGAGAACGGCTCGGGCAAGGAGGAGTGGATCGTCGCCTCCGAGAGCCTCGTGCTCGAGTCGGCCGGCTACGAGATCGTGCGCGACGTCGCCCCCGGTGAGGCCGTGTTCATCACGGTCGACGGCGAGATGGTGTCGAAGCAGTGCCACGCCAACCCGCGCCTCGTGCCGTGCTCGTTCGAGTACGTCTACCTGGCCCGGCCCGACTCGGTGATGAACGGCATCTCGGTCTACGACGCGCGTCTTCGTCTCGGCGACCGTCTGGCCGACACCATCGCGAAGTACGCCCCGACCGGCGACATCGACGTGGTCATGCCGATCCCCGACTCCTCGCGCCCCGCCGCATCGCAGGTCGCCCAGAAGCTCGGCATCGAATACCGCGAAGGCTTCTACAAGAACCGCTACATCGGCCGCACCTTCATCATGCCCGGCCAGGCCGAGCGCAAGCGGTCGGTGCGCCAGAAGCTCAACGCGATGGGCTCGGAGTTCAAGGGCAAGAACATCCTCATCGTCGACGACTCGATCGTGCGCGGCACCACCTCGCGCGAGATCGTCGAGATGGCCCGGGCCGCCGGCGCCAACAAGGTGACGTTCACGAGCGCTGCTCCCCCCGTCCGCTACCCGCACGTGTACGGCATCAACATGCCGACGCGCCAGGAGCTGATCGCCCACGACCGTAAGATCCCCGAGATCGCCCGCGAGCTCGGCACCGACCACCTCATCTACCAGGAGGTCGAAGACATGCGCTCGGCCATCACCGAGGGCTCGAACGTCACCGACCTCGAGATGAGCTGCTTCACCGGCGACTACGTCACCGGCACGGTCAGCCCCGAATACCTCGCCTGGGTCGAGGCGAACCAGCTCAGCTGA
- a CDS encoding carbohydrate ABC transporter permease produces the protein MTATAPISDRIDVSVDPSSDRPQDRRKHRGASFWTGSIVLYIVLIAIAAIYIFPFLINIATAFKTEADAAVDPLSLIPKTFSLSAIQTLFTNSDFPLWVKNSFIVAVFVTAGRVFFDSLAGYAIARIPFRGRNVIFAALIAVMAVPSVVLMIPKFLVLNQLGMYDSYAGMIIPLLVDAAGVFIMKNFFESIPQSVEEQAAIDGAGTFRIFWSVVLPMARPALITIIILSFQGSWNELSQFIISTQNPALTTLTKGVANLANGSLSQGTQYPLKLAAGAIMTIPVAVLFFIFQRHIMNTSEGAVKE, from the coding sequence ATGACCGCCACCGCCCCCATCAGCGACCGCATCGACGTCAGCGTCGACCCGTCGTCCGACCGGCCCCAGGACCGTCGCAAACACCGCGGCGCCAGTTTCTGGACGGGCTCGATCGTGCTCTACATCGTGCTGATCGCGATCGCCGCGATCTACATCTTCCCGTTCCTGATCAACATCGCGACGGCCTTCAAGACCGAGGCCGACGCGGCGGTCGACCCGCTGTCGCTGATCCCGAAGACGTTCTCCCTCTCGGCGATCCAGACACTCTTCACCAACAGCGACTTCCCGCTCTGGGTCAAGAACTCCTTCATTGTCGCAGTCTTCGTGACGGCCGGCCGGGTGTTCTTCGACTCGCTGGCAGGCTATGCGATCGCCCGGATCCCCTTTCGCGGCCGCAACGTGATCTTCGCCGCTCTCATCGCCGTCATGGCGGTGCCGAGCGTCGTGCTCATGATCCCGAAGTTTTTGGTACTGAACCAGCTCGGCATGTACGACTCGTACGCCGGCATGATCATCCCGCTGCTCGTCGACGCCGCCGGGGTGTTCATCATGAAGAACTTCTTCGAGTCGATCCCCCAATCGGTCGAAGAGCAGGCCGCGATCGACGGGGCGGGCACCTTCCGGATCTTCTGGTCGGTCGTGCTGCCGATGGCCCGCCCCGCCCTCATCACGATCATCATCCTGTCCTTCCAGGGCTCGTGGAACGAGCTGTCGCAGTTCATCATCTCGACGCAGAACCCGGCGCTGACGACTCTGACGAAAGGCGTGGCGAACCTCGCGAACGGCTCACTGAGCCAGGGCACCCAGTACCCGCTGAAGCTCGCCGCCGGCGCGATCATGACGATCCCCGTCGCCGTGCTGTTCTTCATCTTCCAGCGGCACATCATGAACACGAGCGAAGGCGCGGTCAAGGAATGA
- a CDS encoding carbohydrate ABC transporter permease → MTTITHAPDAATTARPPRRHRPPRRNGLAGWLFTAPTLVILGLFLLVPVLMALWVSFSDWNGNGSPFASGVHFIGGQNYKSLLSGGGLAETNFGTSLRNNAWYVIFVVPIQTAVALFLAVMVNRAVLRGRGFFRTAFYFPSVTSSVAITVLWLFLFSTTGAVNKALSFVGLHGPNWFNDPDGIVHLFLRLFGIDNGPAALTQHTALGVSWWDWFAGPSVAMSAFIMLAIFTTSGTFMLLFIAALQNLGTDVQEAAMMDGANGWQRFWRITLPQLRPTLFTVLTLGLIGTWQIFDQIFTGTKGAPSNTTVSPAYLSYTSAFGNQQWGQGAAIAFILFVIIIVLTILQRVILRERGVSRRRTRLYDPARIAATDAMTPATPATRKESDRR, encoded by the coding sequence ATGACGACGATCACGCACGCGCCCGACGCGGCGACGACGGCGCGACCACCGCGCCGTCACCGCCCGCCGCGGCGCAACGGCCTGGCCGGCTGGCTCTTCACGGCGCCGACCCTGGTGATCCTGGGCCTGTTCCTGCTCGTGCCGGTGCTGATGGCTCTCTGGGTCAGCTTCTCCGACTGGAACGGCAACGGCTCGCCGTTCGCCTCGGGCGTCCACTTCATCGGCGGGCAGAACTACAAGAGCCTACTGTCGGGCGGAGGCCTCGCCGAGACCAATTTCGGTACCAGCCTCCGGAACAACGCGTGGTACGTGATCTTCGTCGTGCCGATCCAGACGGCCGTCGCGCTCTTCCTCGCCGTCATGGTCAACCGGGCGGTGCTGCGCGGACGCGGGTTCTTCCGCACCGCGTTCTACTTTCCGTCGGTGACGAGCTCGGTGGCCATCACCGTGCTCTGGCTGTTCCTCTTCTCCACCACGGGTGCGGTCAACAAGGCGCTGTCGTTCGTCGGCCTGCACGGCCCCAACTGGTTCAACGACCCCGACGGGATCGTGCACCTCTTCCTCCGCCTCTTCGGCATCGACAACGGCCCGGCGGCCCTGACCCAGCACACGGCGCTCGGCGTCTCGTGGTGGGACTGGTTCGCCGGCCCGTCGGTGGCGATGTCGGCGTTCATCATGCTGGCGATCTTCACCACCAGCGGCACGTTCATGCTGCTGTTCATCGCAGCCCTGCAGAACCTCGGCACCGACGTGCAGGAGGCCGCGATGATGGACGGTGCGAACGGCTGGCAGCGCTTCTGGCGCATCACCCTCCCGCAGCTGCGCCCGACGCTGTTCACCGTGCTGACGCTCGGGCTGATCGGCACCTGGCAGATCTTCGACCAGATCTTCACCGGCACCAAGGGAGCGCCGTCGAACACGACGGTGTCGCCGGCGTACCTCTCGTACACCTCCGCGTTCGGCAATCAGCAGTGGGGCCAAGGCGCCGCAATCGCGTTCATCCTCTTCGTGATCATCATCGTGCTGACGATCCTGCAGCGGGTGATCCTGCGCGAGCGAGGGGTCTCGAGACGTCGCACCCGGCTCTACGACCCCGCCCGCATCGCCGCGACCGACGCGATGACCCCGGCGACTCCGGCAACCCGCAAGGAGAGTGATCGACGATGA
- the purM gene encoding phosphoribosylformylglycinamidine cyclo-ligase, whose translation MASTPTGSATASSSYAAAGVDTAAGDLAVELMKSAVSATHSANVLGGVGGFAGLFDVSFLKQFEKPLLATSTDGVGTKVAIAQALDKHDTIGQDLVGMVVDDIVVVGARPLFMTDYIACGKVVPSRIADIVKGIALACSATGTALVGGETAEHPGLLGPDDYDVAGAAVGAVEASAQLGPHLVQDGDVVLALASSGLHSNGFSLVRHILRSADLGYTDTNTDLGGAIGEALLEPTRLYTTPLLRVLDAAAAGSDVAAGSDVPAGSVHALSHVTGGGIAANLARVLPIGSWVEVDRSTWSPLPVFRVLSDIAGSTLESSEGTWNLGIGMIAVVSASSVAAVSALLEADGIATWPVGTVSTAVRDLTGFEQGAKGVDGGAVRLVGSYRP comes from the coding sequence TTGGCCTCCACCCCCACCGGCTCCGCCACCGCCTCGAGCTCGTATGCCGCGGCCGGCGTCGACACCGCGGCCGGTGATCTCGCGGTCGAACTCATGAAATCCGCGGTCTCGGCAACGCATTCCGCGAATGTCCTGGGCGGAGTCGGTGGGTTCGCCGGCCTCTTCGACGTCTCCTTCCTCAAACAGTTCGAGAAGCCCCTGCTCGCCACTTCGACCGACGGCGTCGGCACCAAGGTCGCCATCGCGCAGGCTCTCGACAAGCACGACACCATCGGTCAAGACCTGGTCGGCATGGTGGTCGACGACATCGTCGTGGTCGGCGCGCGCCCCCTCTTCATGACCGACTACATCGCCTGCGGCAAGGTCGTGCCCTCGCGCATCGCCGACATCGTCAAAGGCATCGCCCTCGCCTGTTCGGCCACCGGCACCGCTCTCGTCGGCGGCGAGACCGCTGAGCACCCGGGCCTCCTCGGGCCCGACGACTACGACGTCGCCGGCGCCGCGGTCGGTGCCGTCGAGGCGTCGGCTCAGCTGGGCCCGCACCTCGTGCAGGATGGCGACGTGGTGCTGGCGCTCGCGTCATCGGGGCTGCACTCCAACGGGTTCTCGCTGGTGCGTCACATCCTGCGCTCTGCCGACCTGGGTTACACCGACACGAATACCGACCTCGGCGGGGCGATCGGCGAGGCGCTGCTCGAGCCGACACGGCTCTACACGACGCCGCTGCTGCGGGTGCTCGACGCCGCGGCTGCAGGATCCGACGTGGCGGCCGGATCCGACGTGCCCGCTGGTTCCGTTCATGCACTCAGTCACGTCACCGGTGGTGGCATCGCCGCGAACCTCGCCCGCGTGCTGCCGATCGGCTCGTGGGTCGAGGTCGACCGCTCGACCTGGTCGCCGCTGCCCGTCTTCCGCGTGCTCAGCGACATCGCGGGGTCCACGCTCGAGTCGAGTGAAGGCACCTGGAACCTCGGCATCGGCATGATCGCCGTCGTCTCGGCCTCGTCGGTCGCTGCCGTCTCGGCGCTGCTCGAGGCCGACGGCATCGCCACCTGGCCCGTCGGCACGGTCTCGACGGCGGTGCGCGACCTCACGGGCTTCGAGCAGGGCGCCAAGGGCGTCGACGGCGGGGCCGTGCGCCTTGTCGGCTCCTACCGGCCTTAG